GTCTATCCTACGGCTTTTAGTTGGTGGATTTAAATCTGCATAGGTTTGAATAGGAACACAAACTTGGAAAAAAACACAAGTACGGATGTCCTTTCCCCTTCAGAAGTTTTTATGTACATGCATGCAAACACACCATCCTGGGATGAAAACAGACTCCAGGCCCCTTTAAAAGATCTAGAAGACCCTTGCAGTGAGGGGGGCAGGTGTGTCTCTCTTGGGAGGCCATTCTATAGCTGGGGAACAGCAGCCAGGGAAAGCCTACCCCTCACAGACGCCAAAGTGTCCCCGGCAGAATGCGTGGAGGCTGTTCCTTTTCACAGCACCCAGTTTTTCAAATGTCACcgttttctgtctctctctctctctgctcttcctACAGATCACCGTGGAGTAACAAATACGACCCCCCTCTGGAAGATGGCGCCATGCCGTCGGCTCGCCTGCGCAAGCTGGAAGTGGAAGCTAACAACGCGTTTGACCAGTACCGAGACTTGTACGTCAGCTCGTGCTTCGTTCTGTCTCCCTCCTTGCAACAAGGGTGAATCTGTTGACTCTTGTGAGAAGCTGGCTGAGGCCTGGTCTGTGTAcgtagtggggaggaggaggaggaggaggcatgagTCAGTCGAGTCCTGACGTGGTAGAATGTAGTCCCTCCTCTGGCTGCCACTGAGGGAATCCTGTGTTTTAATGCCCCTCGCAAGCAGAAAGCTAGTAGAGCAGGGAGCCGGCTGTGCTTGAATATTCACCTGAATGTGCTGTGCCTGTTAACTCGTGGGGCAATTACTACATTCAGAAATGGCAcagcaacagaggaagctgccgtctactgagtcagacccttggtctatctagctcaggattgtctacccagactggcagcggcttctccaaggttgcaggcaggaatctctctcagccctaccttggagatgctgccagggagggaacgtggaacctagatgctcttcccagagcggctccagcccttaagaggaatatatcttccagtgctcacacttctagtctccctttcatatggaaacagggcggaccctgcttagctaaggggacaagccatgcttgcgacCATCAGGCCAGCTCTTTTCCCTCTCAACTTTGAACGTTGGCACATTCAGTGCAGGCAACGGGGCTCAAAGGCCCCCCCCGGAAATCCTACGAGCCGCGTGAACTCAGCCTCGTGTGCAGAAAAGAAAACCCAGTTTATGGcacttaattaaaagcctgcctAGACCAGTGGGCTTTATGGGCCTGTCTGCAAGTCAGAGGTGTGTGGGCCTGACCCAGAGGGGATTCCAAACGTGTGCCATTGCCGCTGGGCGGGTATTGCCCCTCTAGTCTCTGCTCTTGGGTCAAGCGAGTGGGATGGGGCGGCGTCTGTAGGGTGTCCTCGGGGATGCTGCTGTGTCCGGTTGGGGTGTCGGTGGGCTTCCTTCCGCACCCCAGACTCCTTGGGGCTCTGCTGCCAGGGTCCCCAGAGCTGCCCTCCGGAGACCCCTCTGCCCTCGTGCCGCACAGGTGCAGCATCTGCCTGCGTGTCAAGGCTGCCCAGCGCCTGTGCGCTATCTAAACATCCTGCCGTTCCGGAGGATGTGTTTGTAAGCAGTGCTGGGAAGAGCCTCCCCCAAGCAGGCTTTTTTTGGTGCCGCTCTGTTTATGCCGGAGGGCTAACAGGCGTGTTACCAAGAGCAACTGCCGATGCAGGGAACATGTGCTCATCGGGAGGTCAGGAGTGGGGAGAGCAATCGGGATGGGGACGCCAGATGGCCGGATTTCTGCGCTTCCCCAAAGCTGTCAAAGCCCATGGATGCGGCGGCGGGTTTCGTGTCTCGGTTTCTCGCCCTGCGTGCAAAGCGCTTCATTGGCTGTGGCGTGCCGCTTATTTTTGTGTCAGATGCCTGCTCTTCTGGGCATGCTCTGGGTTGGACATCGGAGCGCCAGGGCGGCCGGACGTTTTGCTGGCGGAGAGGAGGGCAGGAGATTCGGCTGGACTTCCATTGGGTCCCATCCGATGACTGCTCTCATATTGTAACCCCCTCGGGGCAAAGGCCTGTCTTGTTCTTTGTTGAGCCCCCATGTATGCAGGCGACACTTAgataagttatttatttatggcaAGCCAAATCTAGGTAGGAgcatcaaggcagcgtgtgctcACGTGCAtttggagtggggccttcctgattcagcctgagcggcctccaaaactaactgagcggaccTCCAAAAACTTGTGCGCATGCCGGAGAGGGAACAGCGTGCCCAGACCTTTGCGCCGACTTGAAGTCATCTGTTGTCTCTTGGCCGTCCCAATGAAGCTCTTTCTCATCTTGTTTTAAGTGCTGCAggactcataggaacacaggaagctgccttggtccATCGAGGCCAGGGTTGCCCACACTGGGTGGCGGCAGCTGTTCAAGGttccaggctggaatctctcccagcccttcctggagatgctgccagggactgaacctgggaccttctgcatgcatgcatgcctgcaagcaagcagatgctcttccactgagctagggctcTGTCCCCTaatggaaatatcttacagcaccctCATgtggttgcccatccaaatgcaaaccaaggaggaccTGGCTTAGCAAAGGAACAAGTCATCCTCTCTTCTCCTAGGAGCGCACACGTGAATGGGTGTGTTCTCTGTAGATATTCTTTTGGACCAATGGCGGTTatttggtgcagcggggaaatgcttgactaacaagcagaaggttgccggttccaatccccgctggtctgtttcccagactatgggaaacacctcgatcaggcagcagcgatctaggaagatgctgaaaggcatcatctcagactgcacgggagatggccatggtcaacccctcctggattctagcaaaagaaaaaccactgggctctgtgggtgccaggcgtcgaaatcgacttgacggcacactttgccttttttCATGTTGCTCGTTGGGTTATTTCTGCCAAGGCTTTGGTCAGCCAGAGGTGTGTCTTGAGGAGAGGAGATCTTGGCACATCGGCTTGTGATCTGGTTGCCTTTTGAAGGAAGCAACCCGTATTCAGCGGGGAGAGCAGCTGCGTGTCTGAACAAACGCCTCTGCCTTCCGTGCCCTCCTCTTCTTGGGGCAGGGAGATGCAGAGGAAGGCTGGATCTAGTTGGGGGTGCCCTCATCCCCGACGAGTTTTGAAAGGAGGGAGTCCCTGAAGTGAATCGAGACGGTTCCCCTCCAGTGGAGAGGCCACGGATGTGTGTTGGCCTTCCCGGAGCAAATCCACGTCGACGAGGCGTGATGGCCGTCCTGGCAGGAATCGCTCTCTGACCTCAAGCGCTTGggctctcctgctttgtttcaggAACGAGGTGGATGGATTCCTTGTGCGAGCAGCAGGAGGCGGCCCCAAACGTCGTCCTCTGAGCTGGTGGCTTGCAAGCCTTGGTTCGCTCAAGGGAGTTTTCCCTTGGCTGCCACGTGCCGTCGAAAAGGCCGCCCTTTCCCCTCTGCACCCTACAGGCTCTTGGGGAACATTCCCTGGTGCCAAGGTTCCTCCCAGGGATGGGCGAGGTGGAGTGTGCCTCTGGAAATGGGCAGGGAGCTCTGCTTCCGCTAGATCCATGCCCAGTGGCTGCAGGACATGTTGCTGAAAGCTTGCTTGGGAAAGAGGCGGCCGCTCTTGAGTTCCTCTGACTCCTTGTGGCTTCCCGGCTCCTAGCCGCTGGCCAGCTCAGGATGTTGCGGGAGGCAGCAGGCCGGGCGCCCCTGGTCGCGTCTGAATCCGCCCTTTGTTCTCCCCGGGCCGGCTCCTGGTCCGTCCGTCCCTCCgagcagcccagctgccaggcAGATGTGTGCTCTTTCCGCGTACCTGGCATGGAGGGCGTCCATACCTAACTGGATTGGTATGTTTGCCCGAGGGCCTCCTTGCACCTGTGTGCACGCTGGAAAGCATTCGTCAAATACCTGCACGCACGGAGCCCACAGGGGCTGCTTGAGACGGGATTTGCTTAAGCTGCGGCGAGGAACAGCTGGGCGCCCCTCCGGCTCCTTCCTCCCGGCTTTGGCATCTGGAGAGAGCTCTGTCCGGCCCTGCTCAGCGCGCGGTGTGCTGAATCTGAGAAAATAGAATACCCTTATTTATTATGTTTCTGTCTCACCGTTCGTCAGCAACGAAGATGGTCTCCCCTTGCAGGAAATGGCCAGGCCTGTCTGGCTTGTGTGGGGTGCCTGCGTCCAGAGATCTAGGACATTCAGCAGGGCCTGGAGGAAgcggggagagaaaagaggcGTCTCCCCCCTGCCCGTTGTCATGTTGGAACGAGGGGTCCTCCCtccacaaaatggattttggcAGGGGATCGAAGACCCAGGAGACGGAGATCTTTCACACcgtgcttatttttatttacctGTTTTTACGCTTCCATCTCCCTTTTCCTctgaggaacccagagcggtgcacatggttgtatttatcctcacggcaaccctgcgaggtaggttaggcaaagaaagaagtaactggcccagggctgcccagcgagtttcatggcgaGTTTTTTGGGGGTTTCTGTGGACTTCTTGGACATGTTTGGCTGGGTGCCCAGCTCTGGCCACTCTTTACAGGTGGGAGGCCAGCTGTCCCTTTCCTCCCCACTCGCCTTTCCGTGCCAGAGGCCGCCTCTTTGAGCGAGGCACCTCCCCGGAGCCACGCCGGGACCCGCGGGCCTCTGCGCGAGAACTGGCGAGTTCCTCCGGCGTGGGCTTCAGCCTCGGCCGGGTTGTTTTCCTTGCCGGTCCGTGTCCCCCGGGCACCTGGCCGCGGCCCGCTCCCAGCCGCCCTGAAATCGCCTGTtagcatttaaaaccaacattaatgCTAGATTTGATTCATTAGAGGTACAAAGGCTCGCTCGAGTGCTTCCATCTGGGCGCATGTTAGTTCTGGCGCGGGCGCGTCCCGGACGGCTTCGCGTGGCCTCGGACGGCGTTTTAGCACGTTCTTAAAATATACCCGCAAAAGCCTTTATGTAAAACCTCACAAAGGTGAAGCGCATAGAAATTAGAGCCGCTCCCCCTTCTCGTCCCATTTCATTAGGATCAAAGTCCAGAAGGtagactccccccctccccaaccgCCTCGCTTTCAAGCCCTTCTCGTCCTAATTAATCTTTCATGTTCTGAGCAAGCTGGTAAAATGGATAATGGGGAGGCGGGGAGTGGAGAGCCGGGATGGCAGGCCAGGATTTGCGGGGCCTtctgattaggggtgtgtgtgtgtgtgtgtgtgtgtgtgtgtgtgtcccaccccccCGACCTGAAATAAGAGAGACCTTTTGGTTCTGGCAAGTAAAAAGGCTGCCTCTGCAAGAACTTCCTTTCCGAGGAGCGTGGCTACACCTGGTGGCAAAAAAAGCGACCCTAAACCCGCccgctggggaggagagctgctaagtagggtctgccttggtttgcctttggatgggtgactgcctgTGGGCTGTCGCTCCGTGGCGGagaccctgctttgcaggcagacggtccctggcagcagcatcatctccaggtagggctgggagagactccggctcGAGAgcgtggagagccgctgccagtcagagaaggccGTCCTGGGCTGCGTGGacccaagggcctgactccggaTCAATTTCCTGTGTGCCTAAACTAGGTGCAGGCCCAGTCTGGGCTATCCTTAGGACAGGGCACGCCTATCAACTTGCCTGGGCCCCACacctttttattcattttattttattcttaccCGTATATCCTGCtttgcctccaaggagcccatatcggtgtacatggttatgcttctcctctcagcaaccctgtgagatgggttaggctgagagagacatgactggcccagagtcacttggtgactttcatggctgaacggggatttgaactcgggtctccccggtcctcctCCAGCGCTCTAGCCACTGCGCCCTGCTGGCTCTTCTTGCAGCCATTAACATTAATCAGAAGGgggcccccgcactggctgacCTGCCCTTGGGCTAGGGTTAGAGTGACCCTATCCTGCCCCTCACCAGGGCTCTCCAAGGTCACTCCGGGGCCCGGCTCAGATGCTCCTCCAATCCGTAGTCCGGAGGGCTGAATACATGCCCTGCCTCCTGCCCTCTTGACTGGTTTCCGGCACTGTCTGCGTCAAACGTCTCTAGGCTGTAAAACGCCCTGGACTTGTTGGTTGGCTGACGCTGCCCAGGATGCCCCCAAGGCGGGCCCAAAGCCTTTGGGCGGGAGGTGGCAGCTCCCTCACTCTGCCCGCCCTGATCCACACACGCCTTTCTAGCAAACGCTTCCTCCAGCGAAAGCCCACGTTCGGGGGCCATCGCACAGCGCTAGGATGGATTCCGACAGACCGTTCCACACCCACGGCCAGGAAGGTGCGAGTGGCGTTTCTGCAAAGTGCCCCGCGTGTGCCAGGCGACGGGGCAGCCCAGATTTCCGCCAGTGCCACCTTTTGCCACATTTGGCGGGTGCCTCATCAGCGAGAACCCGTCGGCCAGGTTGTCAAGACGTGGGAGCGCGGCGTTCCGAACGGATTGGGCTCGCCGCATTTGCGAGAAGTGGCTTTTGCAGACACTGGAGGAACGGCATTTACGGACAGAGCGTCCTCTGCATGTTcacgccgcgggggggggggcgtcggGTGCAGCAGCGTGGGACCTCCGTTCCATGGGACCTCCGTTCCTGCAAGCGCTTGGCCTTGGCGGCTGTTGCCATCCGCCAGACATCAAAGCCTCTGCTCTCCCTCTCTGTGCGCAAAAGGGAGGTTTGAAAAGCCAGCCAGACACGGAACTCCGTTCCCTTTAGTCTCAATTAGGCAATCTTACTGTAAAATGGGGGCGCGGGGGGACGGAGTTCCCCCAGCCCCCTTCTTCTGCAGTGATGGGAGGAACGGCGCTATAAAAGCACAGTGTTCGGTTTCAGCCGGGTTTCTAGCGTAGCGTTTAACAGCTTGTTGCCTTTCATTTGAGTCAACGGGGTTGTACAAGTTTGGAGTGGAATCTTGTTGCTGGTGTGCGGGGAATTGCCGTTGCGttcccctccccgctcccctAACGACACTGACAGCTTTTTCAGGCGTGTTCGCTCATTTCGGGGATCCTCGAATTTAGGCTCAGTTCACTAGCCAGCCTTTATTTGTGGGTGCCACTgatagaagaagaagatgatgatgataaagaatAATCTTTATTGGTTAGCCGCCCCATACCAAATAGTTCAGCCCCCTCTTTCTTCCCTccgatccttttctggcacacaggcagagagcttaggagagaagtgggtcttctgtcctTTGCACTGGGCGGTGGAGAGGGGGAGGATCGGGGAGCCCTCTCTTGCTGCTCAGAAGGGATTCCTGCTGCTTCTTGCCCTCTCAAAAATAGCCGTGGGaaggagacctctggggaggagatctgggcaGGGGGCACTTGCAAGCTGGCCAGTGGGTTTGTCATTGCCTGGCTTCTTCCAGCTTTTTGGTTTGCCCTGCTCAAGTCCCGCGCagggagcttttaaaaaaagaaaggaaccGAAACAAGGATGGGATGGTTTTAATAcagctggtctctctctctctcgactgCAGGTATTTTGAAGGAGGCGTCTCCTCTGTCTACCTCTGGGATCTGGATCACGGATTTGCTGGTGTGATTCTAATTAAGAAAGCTGGCGACGGATCAAAGAAGATCAAGGGGTGCTGGGACTCCATCCACGTGGTGGAGGTTCAGGTATGCCGCCGCTGGTTTCTCCGCCGCAACAGAAAGGCCCCATTAAATTCCAGGCAGCTAATGAGCGCAGGTGCTTGTCCGAACAATGCCAGACTGTGTCGGGCCTGTGAACGGGCTCGCTTCTCCCCCTGGGccccctctccacccaccccaacttCCTCCTCTTAATTGTGCAGCACTCCTTCCAAGCCGTTGGGGAAAAGATAAGTCGAGGCGGTGGCCAGACAGCTCCCCAAAGCCCGAAGGAAACTTCCCCTGCCGCGTAGCCCCAGAGGCAACAGCCCGCTGTTTTTAGCTGGGATAGTGCCGTGGGCCTTGCCTGGCGGGACCTGGGTTGGGAATCTctgccctggagaagccgctgtgtGCGTTGTGGGTTGACGTTGGGTGCCCTGCGTGGGAGAAGGTGGCCGCGCAAGTGAAGAACCCCCCTGACGCGGCCGGGTCTCTCTGAGAGCGGTGCTTTCGAAGCGTTTCacctccccctgccacttctcccccctccccaggagaAATCCAGCGGCCGCACGGCCCATTACAAGCTGACCTCCACGGTGATGCTGTGGCTGCAGACCAACAAAACCGGATCCGGCACGATGAACCTCGGAGGGAGTCTCACCCGGCAGGTGAGCGATGCGTGCGAGGccggccccccgccccgccccccccgaaGCCGCCTTCCGGTCTGAGCTCCTGATGCGTGCGATGATACGAGAGTCGTTGGCACCGTTCCCCGAGCTTTTAATGGCTCGCGTGTGGAAGGGGCGCTCTGCCGTCAGAATGACGAGAGGGACAAGTATTCCCTCCCTCGGAAGAGGccagggcgagagagagagagagagattgagagagagagagattcaaaccACACAAAGAGTGGAAATGCATGCCAGGGTGCGACGAGGACAGCTGTTCCCATCATCCGGCCCGGTTTCCCCCTTGGCGTGCCCAGCTCCCAGAACTGGATCGGGCCCATTTCCTGCTCAGTTCATGGTCGTGTGAACGGGCCTTTACTCTAAAAGAGATTGGAGGCTGTGAAGGATGAATTGGGGGGCGGAGGGGAAGTGGCTCTGTTCCAAGAAGTTCCGGGGAGCGCCAGAAGAAGTCCGTGCCACCCTCTcggccccctgccgcccccccttCTCTGGGCAGCCTTCTCCCGCAGCACCCCCACTGCGGGAAGCTCTGGCGAGATGAGGAGTCGTTGCCGTTCAGCCAGCGCGTGGCCCCGTccagcctctcctccctctcctttttatttattttccaagcGCTGGAACATCTGGGCAGCCCCGGGCGCAGATGAGGCCGTTTTTCCTCTTGGCTGCGGCCCGTAAGGCAATCATCATAATATCTGCGCTCGCTGCAAGGAGGCTCCCCCCCCGCACCCCGCTTCCCTATTTCCAGCTCTCGGGGCGGCTGCCAGCAGGCCGCCCAGGTGTGGAGGCCGACAGGcagccggggaggggggagaggctcCACGCCGGGGAAGCCGGCGGGCCAGAATTCGCcgggccgcctctgccctcctccgCTGTGCCTGCGGGGGCCCCCCGAGCCCCCTCCGGGCGGACATTCCTTCCCAGCGCACACTCTCTCCGCCCGCCCCCAGAGGCCTTCGTCTCTCGGCCCTCGCCGCTCTGTGCATTTTCACAAACGGCGGAGGGCCGACTAATTGGGAGCTGGCACCTTGCCACCGCGCAGGTCCCGTCTGGCCTCGGAGGCCCTGGCTGGCTTGCGTGCGCCCCGCCGGCCTCTCCAGGCGCACtcgctgtgtgtgtgttgcggggaGGCCCTGTAAGGGCCCCCCCTTAAAGATGATGCCCTGAgggcccctctctctctctggggcccCCCACAAGTAGCCAGACCCTGGGGGTCCTGCttcagtggggtggtggtggtttcatcccgcccccccgcccccatgtggCTGTGTCCTTGTGaagcctcttctccttctcccctcctaACCGgatcttccttcttccctcccagATGGAGAAAGACGAGACTGTGAGCGATTCCTCTCCGCACATAGCCAACATCGGCCGCTTGGTAGAGGTGGGTCTTTTTTGGGGGAGCCGGGccggtggggagtggggggggcctTCCTGGCCCCTCAGAGGAAGCGGCCCTTCTGCCGAGTCCGACCATCGGTCCGTCTCGCCCTCGCACGCTGGTGCAgccgctcttcctcccagaagagcggcaggggtctcttccagccctttctggagacgGTGCCGGGAAATGagcctggcaccttctgcaggcgagcaggcaggggctcttcccagggtggccccatcccctaagcgagGCGGGGGGAGGGTCTTCCAGGTCTCCCAtgcgtggaccctgcttggcaaaggggaccattcctgcttgccaccaccaggccggctctcctccctgctcGTGGGCTCCAACCAGCTCGCTGGCTTCCGTCTTCCTGCACAGATCATCTGCCCTTAGAGCTGGTGGGCGCAGTTCACCCCCCAGGGGAGTAGCACCCAGGGCTGGGAAGTGGGAACCCTGGGTTAGGGTGTCCGATCCAGCGTGAGAAGACAACATCAGCCTTTGACGGTTGGAAGGGATCCTGGGTTTTTATGCAGGGCTAACTTTTCAAAAGACCACAGCCAACCGAAGAAGCCAGACCCCTCTGTTCTGTGgctgcctgctgccccctgccggTGGAGACCAGAACCTTCTGGCTTTAAACTCTGTACCAAAGCAATGGGGTCCTTCATCCTCCCTcccctgttctttctttctttttcttgtattagAAGTCCAACGCTGAGACTATGGCTCAGTTCACTAGTAGGGCCTGCTCCtgtataaatttaatttaattaacttAATCACATGGCATCTTAAAAATGGGCAGGTCAGCTGGGGAGGGTCAGAGCCTGCCTGCTCTGCAGAGGTACAAACGGTGACCCCTGGTTGGCCAAAGAAGGAGGAAGCCCAGAGGGGAGTCTGTGAACTTTCTGTGTTGAGCTCAAATGCAGCGGAGGCAAAAGCAGTGGCTGCCGTAACTGGCCGCCCCGCAGCCTGTGCTCCTGGCTGAGCTGCCTCGGGGGTCCGCAGGTTGCCTTCAAAGCCCCACCAGCCTCGGTTTGCAAACCCTCCTCCAAGGCCAGCCCATGGGGCAGGCTGTTCCTCTGTCAAGCAGCTCTTGGGGTTCGGAAGCGCCTCCTGAGGCCTAGCCAGGATCTGCTTCCTTGATATGCCAGCTCGGGAGATGTTGCAGACCGCCGGCTCCTTCGACGCTGGAAGGTGGCTGCCGTCGCATCCCTTCACCCTCTCGCCTCCGAGTTAAATTtggcttctctttctctctcctaggACATGGAGAATAAAATCAGGAGTACACTGAACGAGATTTATTTTGGAAAGACGAAGGACATTGTCAACGGGCTGAGGTAACTGAGGGTCTGCAGTGTGACGGTCCTCtctgctctcttcctcctctccctcctgttcCAGAAAGGCCCGTCTTGGGCGGCCTGTGCTGGGAGTCCTGCTGCCGTGATCTTAAGCCGCcccttaaggcagggattctcagccttgggtccccaggcgttgttggatcacaactcccataacccccccgccacagtgggccactgtggcaagAGACGATGGGAGTGGTGGTCCCAcgatgtctgggggcccaaggtggaGGGGACTCCCTGCCTTAAGGGCACCTCTCCCTGGGCTGTCTTGGCCACAGCACTGGAAGGTCCCCAGTCCCGGTCCCATAAAGACCCCGTTGGCTGCAACTCACATTTCCGTCATCCTGCCATTGTGGGCAACGTCCAGTTTTTCCTTCGGACCCAGTCTCGCTGTGTATGCacatttgtctgtctgtctctccctctctctctgtgtgtgtctcttctGCCCTTTTAAAGTCAGTGATGACATCAGCCCTATGAAGGCGGAGATTTCAGCTGTTGGCCAGGTAGCAAGCTTTGGGGTTGTGCAGATCGCTTCGCATCAGATGATGCTCTCTGCATGACTCGGTAGCTTG
The genomic region above belongs to Hemicordylus capensis ecotype Gifberg chromosome 16, rHemCap1.1.pri, whole genome shotgun sequence and contains:
- the CAPZB gene encoding F-actin-capping protein subunit beta isoform X2, translating into MCKLLGNGGSGGEEEEGGGPRPGSALGEAARRDPRAAAAAAPGSQPRGDKMSDQQLDCALDLMRRLPPQQIEKNLSDLIDLVPSLCEDLLSSVDQPLKIARDRVVGKDYLLCDYNRDGDSYRSPWSNKYDPPLEDGAMPSARLRKLEVEANNAFDQYRDLYFEGGVSSVYLWDLDHGFAGVILIKKAGDGSKKIKGCWDSIHVVEVQEKSSGRTAHYKLTSTVMLWLQTNKTGSGTMNLGGSLTRQMEKDETVSDSSPHIANIGRLVEDMENKIRSTLNEIYFGKTKDIVNGLRSVQTFADKSKQEALKNDLVEALKRKQQS
- the CAPZB gene encoding F-actin-capping protein subunit beta isoform X1 translates to MCKLLGNGGSGGEEEEGGGPRPGSALGEAARRDPRAAAAAAPGSQPRGDKMSDQQLDCALDLMRRLPPQQIEKNLSDLIDLVPSLCEDLLSSVDQPLKIARDRVVGKDYLLCDYNRDGDSYRSPWSNKYDPPLEDGAMPSARLRKLEVEANNAFDQYRDLYFEGGVSSVYLWDLDHGFAGVILIKKAGDGSKKIKGCWDSIHVVEVQEKSSGRTAHYKLTSTVMLWLQTNKTGSGTMNLGGSLTRQMEKDETVSDSSPHIANIGRLVEDMENKIRSTLNEIYFGKTKDIVNGLRSIDAIPDNQKYKQLQRELSQVLTQRQMYIQPDN